The Desulfuromonas versatilis genome has a segment encoding these proteins:
- a CDS encoding type IV pilin protein, translating into MLKKFRKNQKGFTLIELLIVVAIIGILAAIAIPQFASYRQKAFNSAAQSDVRTVRTNVEAYFAENYHYPN; encoded by the coding sequence ATGCTGAAGAAATTCAGAAAGAACCAGAAGGGTTTCACCCTGATCGAACTGTTGATCGTTGTCGCGATCATCGGTATCCTCGCCGCCATCGCTATCCCCCAGTTCGCTTCCTATCGGCAGAAGGCGTTCAACTCCGCAGCCCAGAGTGACGTGCGGACCGTGCGTACCAACGTCGAAGCCTACTTTGCCGAAAACTACCACTACCCCAACTAA